TGCAGATGGATGAATTGACAGAAATTACTGATTATATTCAAGAGAGAGCAGGTGATGAGGCAGAAGTAATTTTTGGTCATGGGATGGATGAGTCTTTAGGAGAAAGTTTGTCTGTAACTGTAATTGCAACCGGTTTCGATCAAAGCGGCTATAAAGAGAACGCTATCCCACATAAGGAAGCAAGAAAGGTTTATGATTTGGATTCAAATAAGCAAATCACACTTTTCGGAAATGAGAAGGAAGAGGAAAAGCCTGAGCCAAAGAATGAACCAAGTCCGTTCACTTTTGAGAAACGCAACACTCAGGAATCGAGACCACCTGCCGAGGAGGAAAGAGGATACACATTTGGATTCCCTTCTAAAAAGAAAGAGGAACCCGAATATGTGGAAGAAGAGAACGATTACGCAGATGATTTTACTGAAAGTTTATCCAATGATTACGAAATAGTGGATAAATCAGAAAGTCAGGATGATATTGATAAGAAAGAGGCTCTGCGTCAAGAAATGTTAAGAAATCGTTCAAAAGAGAGAATTGAAAAATTGAAGAATTTAAATGGTGGTCATACCAATACTCCTGAAGCCTACAAGCAAATGGAGGTTCCGGCTTACAAAAGGAAGCAGGTCAAATTAAGAGATGTGCCGCATTCTTCTGAACAAAATGTATCAAGGTTCAATTTGAATGATGATAATCAGATCTTGGGTAATAATAAATTCTTGCACGATAATGTAGATTAAAGTTTGAAATCATTGCAGTCATAATAAACAGGTGTAAAGGCAGCTTCGAAAGGAGCTGCTTTTTTTATGCAAAACACAGAGATCCCCGGTACTATTACAAACTCATACTGAAGAGTTCACAAACAATACATAGGAATAGGTTGTAACTTATATTTTTACCGAAATATCTGATAGGATATCAAGGAGATAAGTGTTCAGATTTATTAATTTCTTCACTAAAGGGAAATACCATATGTGTTCTTTTGTTTCTTTGTGGTTTTCTATTCGTGCTAGGTAGCACTCCAGTCATCATCTGAATTCACTTTTGACTAAATGGTATTAATCAATTTCAAATTTCCCTGAAAATCCAGCCCCCAATTTTGTGAAAACGAAAATGTTTGCAGTAAATTCGTCCTACAAAATTTAAGCACATAAAACATGACTTTAAAAGATATAGCATCAGTAACAGGAAAAGGTGGTTTGTTTCAGGTAGTTAAGCCTTCCAGAACAGGCGTTATTTTAGAATCATTGGACGAAAAGAAGCAAAAGCTTGTGGCTCATGCTCACGATAGAGTTTCCATTTTGGATGAAATATCTATCTATACAACTGATGCAGAAGGAAATGTTCCTTTGCAAAAGATTTTTAATATCATGCATGATGAGTTTGCAGATGACTTGGGGATTGATGCAAAATCATCAAAAGAAGAGATCATGGCATTTCTAAAGCATGTTTTGCCTAATTATGATGAAAATCAAGTATATCCTTCCGATGTGAAAAAGTTGGTGAGCTGGTATAATACATTGTTAAAAGAGGCTCCTGAGGTTTTGATCGCAAAAGCTGAAGACAAGAAAGAAGAGAAATAGATGAATATTTAAGTAATTTGAAAAGGCCAGATATGCATTTTTTTTGAAGCGATCTGGCCTTTTTCATTTGACTATTTAAGTAAATATTTTGTCATTGATCTTTCTCACTTGTTTCCAATCAAGTGTTTCGCCTTTCTTTAAGAAGTTATAATGATCGTTAAAATAGCTGAAGCAAATACTTTTGAAATCTTCCGGTCGTATACTTGAAGAATAGATAGGCCTAAAACAAGGGCTTAAGTAACGTTCCTTTTTGCTTAATTTCTTTCCTTTCAAACGAAGAATAGGGGCGGTATCCGTAAAATGTTCGGCCTCCCATTTTTTACCGTTTTCTTCAATGTGGTTTAATTGATCGCATAGCTTTTCCATACTGATTCTTGGAAAATGTTTTCTGTTGGTATTGATCCATGTGGTGTATTTAAATTCCAGTTCGTATCGATTGTCCGGATAAATACTCATAACCATATCAGCCAGTTGACTATTGTTATATAATGCATAGTAATGCAGTGGTTCTTTTGCATCTACAATATGCATTCTAATGTCATCAATTGTTTCTTGCTGATCAATTTTTGCAAGATGAGTCAAAACTAAATTGAATTCTTCCGTTTCAGGAATTACTTCTAATGGTAAATCAATTACTTTATTGAAAGCATCTAAAAAATGAATGTATTTAGGTACACAGGCTTCCATTTCCTTTTCCGCGATCTCTGGTGCGCCAAAAGGAGGGTAGAATAAAGTTGCTTCTTTCTCATTCAACCAACAGACGATTTTCAATGCTTTTTTCCATTCAAGATATTGAAAATTTATCTCTCTAAAATCCCCAATTTGAGCCATTTCAGTCAATAAATCATAATTTTCCATTGCGATAGAAGGATTAAAAATTGCCCAAACGCCCAGAAAGCCGTCTATGTCGTAGTGATTATTAGTCACATATTTTTTATTTAACTCAGGGAGCTGATTCTGAATGGCTTTTAGTACAATTTCTGTACTAGTATCCGCCTGACAGCCTTTAGGAGCAGGAGCTCCTCTCCAATGTGATAAGTCAAAGCCCTGCGGATGATGAGCATCTACAACCAAAACCTCATGAGGATATTTTTTGATGTCGTAAAAGGGGATGAATGTTTTATTTTGCATGAATAAAGTATAAAGGTGCTACTTCAATCCTGACAGATTTTTAAAATCTGTCAGGATTGATGATATTTCGTTGTTATTAAAACCTCAAATTCAAGCCCAATAAATAATTGGTGCCTGCCTGAGGATATAAATAATTTTCTCTTACCTCATAAGTTCCAGCATTGTAGCCAAAGGTATAACCATTGGCTGAGTACATCTCATTAAAAACGTTATTGATCATTAATTTAAGTTCAGCTGTTTTCAAGAACGGCAAACTAAATTGATAGCTTCCTACAAAATCACTTACGAAATATGGATCTAAAGCTCTGTCATCGTTTGAAGTGTTATCGAGATATTGCTTGCCTACATATTTATTTAAAAATGTGAACTTCACGCCCCTCAAGGGTTGATATGTAATTTCTCCCGCTGCGATGATGTTAGGGGAGAATGAAATATCTGTATTACTATATTCATTTTCGATAACATTAAATTCATCAAAAGCTTCACCATAATCATATATCACTTCTGTGAAATTGGCTATTTTATTTTGACTGAATGTAGCATTTCCACCTAGAGACCATTGTTGATTGAATTTATAGGCACCAATTAATTCTATTCCGGCTCTGTAGCTATTGTCCACATTTGTTCTAATACTTGAACCCACATCATTAAGTTCTCCGGTCAATACCAATTGATTATCGTAATCCATATAATACACTATAACTTCGGTACTATAATTACGAGCTTGCTTTTTATAGCCTAACTCATAGTCATATAAGCTTTCATGCTGAGGTATTATGCCTTGTGGTGCATCTACAAAATCATTTCTAACCGGCTCTCTATTGGCTATAGCAACTGATGCGTAAAATTGACTGTTATTAGGTAAGCTATAAGTGAAACCGGTTTTCGGGTTAAAGAATGTATATTCTCCACCAGTATTGATTTGAGCCAAATCAGCATCAATACCCTTTGTGAGGTAATTGATATTTCTAATTTGCAAATCGGCAAATAGATTTAGCTTTTCATTAAGCTGATAATTTGCTTTTAAAAAGTTGTTGAAATCATATTTTCTACCGTAGTTATCGTAATAGCGATCTCTAATTTCTGAATTACCTGCAAATCTTGCCCAAACAATTTCACCAAAATGATCGCCATCATATTCATTATATGCACCGCCTAAAGTGATGTCCCAATCTGCTTTTTGATAGTTGAAGCTGTAGGTAAAACCATAAAAGTGATTATCTAACCATCTTCTTCTAATTAAATCGCTCGAGCTGATCGTTTCATTGCCAATCTCAATATCATTTAACTGATAGTCAGTCAAGTCATCATCATTTCTAAATTGCTCATAATAACCTCTTCCATACGTATAATGAAGAGCGGCATTGGCTTGAAGGTTTTCAGTGAACTGGTGAGACAAGTGTAACTGATAATGGTCTTGTTGATAATTGTCGGTCTCATTATCATATAAGTAGTAGTTAAATGTCCTACCTGAATTCAACAGATTTTCTGCTTGCTCATCAGTGTATCCATTATTAATTATCACCTCCTGCATTCCTTCCTCATCATTTTCTATGCGGGCTTCCGGAGTACCCCACCAGCTTTGGTAAGTTTGCTCTTTTCCGCCAAAAGCTAAAGCTTTCACTATGGTTTTATCCCCGTAGTAAGCCCCTGATAAGAAATAGGATTGCATATCGGAACTCGCTCGATCAATATATCCATCAGAGTGAATGGAAGATAATCTCCCTTCAAATGACCAGCCACTGTTCGTGATTCCTGAATTGAAAATCACATTATGTCTTCTGGTATTAAAAGAGCCGAAAGAATTATTTACTTCCCCAAATGCATCTTGAGCTGGTGTTGAGGTTTGCATATTGACGGATGCTCCAAATGCAGCGGCTCCATTGGTAGAAGTCCCAACTCCTCGCTGAATCTGGATATTATCCACCGAGCTGGCTAAATCTGGCATATTTACCCAAAAAGTCCCATGAGATTCCGAGTCATTAATTGGAATTCCATTCACAGTCACATTTATTCTGGTTCCGTCACTTCCTCTGATTCGCATACCGGTGTAGCCTACACCAGCACCTGCATCTGAAGTGGTGACCATGGAAGGAGTATAATTTAAAAGCATGGGCATGTCTTGTCCTAAGTTTTGCCTATTGAGTTCAGCTTTTTTGATATTGGTGAAAGTGGTGGGTGTTTTCTCATCTGCTCTGGTGGCAGAAACCATTACCTCGTCTGTTAACTGTATATCTTTTTCCAACTCAAAATTAAGCTGGATGTCTTGGCCTTCCACAGTGATTTTCTTTACCATCTGTTTGTATCCGATATAAGAAACTTTTATTTCAAAGTCTCCAGTTTCAACTTTATTGATGCGGTAATTCCCATCAATATCCGTTGCACTTCCTTTTTGTATGGATTGGATGACCACACTGGCTCCCACTAAAGGTGAATTGTCTTCCTGGGAAATCACTTTTCCCACAATGCTATTTTGAGCCATTAATTGCATGCTCATTAGCATTACTAAAGCAGTTGAAAACCACTTTTTAGTTAATTGTAACATTTTGTAAATTGTTTGTTAGTGAAACTTGTGGAGGCGGGGTATGTACCTCCTTCATATTCCTTAACCAAAATCCCTGCGACCGCATTATCGGCATCAGGTTCATTGGGTATGATCTCAGCCCGTTGTATTAAGGCACCCCAGCGTTGAAACGCTTTATCTTCACAATGGATTATCAGGAACAATCGTTCCAGAATCCTATTTTAAATTCATATTTATTGATTTATGTTCAAAATTCCTACGCTCGCATTACCGAGATCAGGTTCAGGGTATGTTCTCAGCCCGTTATATTAAGGCACCCCTAATTGATGTTGCAAGTATAGTAGTGATTAATGAAGATTACAAATTCTATATCACTATTTTAAGTATTTTATTGATATAGAGTGTTTCTGTAAATATTTGTATTAAAGTAGTTTGCTGCAAAATATTAATATATTAGTTTTGAAGTTTGGGAAAATCTGTTCCTGTAAAAATAATTCTTAAATACATTTAATTCTTTATGGAAAAATTTTACTCCCCCCTTAAATCCCTATTGTCTTTATTTT
This is a stretch of genomic DNA from Marivirga harenae. It encodes these proteins:
- a CDS encoding DUF6687 family protein, with product MQNKTFIPFYDIKKYPHEVLVVDAHHPQGFDLSHWRGAPAPKGCQADTSTEIVLKAIQNQLPELNKKYVTNNHYDIDGFLGVWAIFNPSIAMENYDLLTEMAQIGDFREINFQYLEWKKALKIVCWLNEKEATLFYPPFGAPEIAEKEMEACVPKYIHFLDAFNKVIDLPLEVIPETEEFNLVLTHLAKIDQQETIDDIRMHIVDAKEPLHYYALYNNSQLADMVMSIYPDNRYELEFKYTTWINTNRKHFPRISMEKLCDQLNHIEENGKKWEAEHFTDTAPILRLKGKKLSKKERYLSPCFRPIYSSSIRPEDFKSICFSYFNDHYNFLKKGETLDWKQVRKINDKIFT
- a CDS encoding TonB-dependent receptor, which gives rise to MLQLTKKWFSTALVMLMSMQLMAQNSIVGKVISQEDNSPLVGASVVIQSIQKGSATDIDGNYRINKVETGDFEIKVSYIGYKQMVKKITVEGQDIQLNFELEKDIQLTDEVMVSATRADEKTPTTFTNIKKAELNRQNLGQDMPMLLNYTPSMVTTSDAGAGVGYTGMRIRGSDGTRINVTVNGIPINDSESHGTFWVNMPDLASSVDNIQIQRGVGTSTNGAAAFGASVNMQTSTPAQDAFGEVNNSFGSFNTRRHNVIFNSGITNSGWSFEGRLSSIHSDGYIDRASSDMQSYFLSGAYYGDKTIVKALAFGGKEQTYQSWWGTPEARIENDEEGMQEVIINNGYTDEQAENLLNSGRTFNYYLYDNETDNYQQDHYQLHLSHQFTENLQANAALHYTYGRGYYEQFRNDDDLTDYQLNDIEIGNETISSSDLIRRRWLDNHFYGFTYSFNYQKADWDITLGGAYNEYDGDHFGEIVWARFAGNSEIRDRYYDNYGRKYDFNNFLKANYQLNEKLNLFADLQIRNINYLTKGIDADLAQINTGGEYTFFNPKTGFTYSLPNNSQFYASVAIANREPVRNDFVDAPQGIIPQHESLYDYELGYKKQARNYSTEVIVYYMDYDNQLVLTGELNDVGSSIRTNVDNSYRAGIELIGAYKFNQQWSLGGNATFSQNKIANFTEVIYDYGEAFDEFNVIENEYSNTDISFSPNIIAAGEITYQPLRGVKFTFLNKYVGKQYLDNTSNDDRALDPYFVSDFVGSYQFSLPFLKTAELKLMINNVFNEMYSANGYTFGYNAGTYEVRENYLYPQAGTNYLLGLNLRF
- a CDS encoding DUF5606 family protein, whose amino-acid sequence is MTLKDIASVTGKGGLFQVVKPSRTGVILESLDEKKQKLVAHAHDRVSILDEISIYTTDAEGNVPLQKIFNIMHDEFADDLGIDAKSSKEEIMAFLKHVLPNYDENQVYPSDVKKLVSWYNTLLKEAPEVLIAKAEDKKEEK